The following are encoded together in the Capsulimonas corticalis genome:
- a CDS encoding acyltransferase yields the protein MSSISKIIHLIQEETSGCWHPASSAASFLARMLPAQSFGRGRAAVYRLFGVSVGPRTMLTGAFALGGARFMKKNLTIGANCWFNAHVYLDLNAPILIGNGVGIGHHVTIVTSSHEIGSPAMRAGLLVPRPVTIENGAWIGAGAMILPGVTIGAGAVVAAGAVVSKDVAPNTLVGGVPAKLIRPLD from the coding sequence ATGTCTTCCATTTCAAAAATCATCCATCTCATCCAAGAAGAAACCTCGGGCTGCTGGCATCCGGCGTCTTCCGCCGCTTCGTTCCTGGCCCGGATGCTGCCCGCGCAGAGTTTTGGGCGAGGGCGGGCGGCGGTTTATCGTCTGTTCGGCGTTTCCGTAGGACCCAGAACCATGCTTACGGGGGCGTTTGCGCTCGGCGGCGCGCGCTTCATGAAGAAAAACCTGACAATCGGCGCCAATTGCTGGTTCAACGCCCATGTCTATCTGGATCTGAACGCTCCTATTCTCATCGGAAACGGCGTCGGCATTGGCCACCATGTGACGATTGTGACCTCCAGTCATGAGATCGGGTCGCCTGCGATGCGGGCCGGCCTTCTGGTCCCCAGGCCCGTTACGATCGAGAACGGCGCCTGGATCGGCGCCGGCGCGATGATCCTGCCGGGCGTCACCATCGGCGCCGGCGCCGTGGTGGCGGCCGGCGCGGTGGTCTCGAAGGATGTCGCTCCGAATACCCTGGTCGGCGGCGTGCCCGCCAAGCTGATCCGGCCGCTGGATTAG
- a CDS encoding serine O-acetyltransferase: MAEETSAVPTMDPMDRPAESAAPVGAVIHPPAISTLSLGQLMVSDVSAWLRIWKPKRSPDQPPTAGEIWHFWWNYCGLRATWIYRVSHAISRKRIPVLPGIFSRMNLVLHGFDMPASVPVGPGMYVPHPVGITVMANRIGENVTLVGAITIGMRHKPIFPTIGNNVFIGVGARVLGNIRIGDGASIGANAVVLTDVPPGATAVGIPAKIKLPQSTAAKSEESGLLENA, encoded by the coding sequence ATGGCTGAAGAAACAAGCGCTGTTCCCACAATGGATCCGATGGACAGACCGGCCGAGAGCGCCGCGCCGGTCGGCGCCGTCATACACCCACCCGCAATCAGCACACTCTCCCTCGGCCAATTGATGGTGAGCGATGTGAGCGCCTGGCTTCGAATATGGAAGCCGAAGCGTTCGCCGGATCAGCCGCCGACCGCCGGGGAAATATGGCATTTCTGGTGGAACTACTGCGGCCTGCGCGCGACATGGATCTACCGGGTCAGCCACGCCATCAGCCGCAAGCGTATCCCGGTGCTGCCTGGGATCTTCTCTCGGATGAACCTCGTTCTCCATGGGTTCGATATGCCGGCGTCCGTTCCGGTGGGACCGGGAATGTACGTTCCGCATCCCGTGGGGATTACCGTGATGGCGAACCGCATCGGAGAGAATGTGACCCTGGTGGGAGCGATCACGATCGGTATGCGCCATAAGCCGATCTTTCCAACGATCGGCAACAATGTCTTTATCGGAGTCGGCGCTCGCGTGCTTGGCAATATCCGTATTGGCGACGGCGCGAGCATCGGCGCGAACGCGGTGGTATTGACCGATGTCCCTCCGGGGGCGACGGCCGTCGGGATACCGGCGAAGATCAAATTGCCTCAGTCGACTGCGGCAAAATCGGAAGAAAGTGGCCTACTGGAAAACGCCTGA
- a CDS encoding flippase: MSTKRTVAKNIVSTLVTQLLSWALAFLVTLYLPRYLGAANMGKLSSVYSLVSITGVFVALGTSTVLIKEIARDRSRAGVLVASAVTMRVPFGIASTLLALTIAHLLGYDSVLQRIVVIGAIGVLVNSLNDAIGSALQGLENMTRMNAIVVTEKFLSAVLTIAAVFLKAPLWAFIAVGLACSMISLSINVVALKAAGWRFGRPSRADIVHLIKEGMPYFGWYAFVALYGQTDPIVLRMIASDKEAGYYAVAFRLIGTTMFIPAAIASALLPTLSRLYSTDREQFDGLARRALTLIMFCAMPVAAVLIVQPELVLRLIYRGQFLESAPVLRVGGLAMLLWYATSFFARLVVSCDRQQSMVKTSAIAAVVGIPACFLGTYLTHRFWGNGAIGAMASDVALEIYLLVVYLHQLPENTFGRAAVIQMLRFVGASAPVVVLLSLTYMLHLGLWVVIPCTLAYFGACWLLKCLTPDDIRLLRQTFARKVKA; the protein is encoded by the coding sequence ATGAGCACGAAGCGCACGGTCGCAAAAAATATCGTTTCCACGCTGGTGACACAGCTTCTGTCGTGGGCGCTGGCGTTTCTGGTTACCCTTTATCTGCCGCGCTATCTCGGCGCGGCGAACATGGGGAAACTCTCCTCGGTTTACTCGCTGGTGTCGATCACGGGCGTTTTCGTGGCGCTTGGCACGTCGACGGTGCTGATTAAGGAGATCGCGCGCGACCGCTCGCGCGCCGGCGTGCTGGTTGCGTCCGCCGTGACGATGCGTGTTCCATTCGGCATCGCCTCGACGCTGCTGGCGCTCACCATAGCCCATCTGCTGGGCTACGATTCCGTATTGCAGCGCATTGTCGTGATCGGCGCGATCGGCGTTCTCGTCAACTCGCTCAATGACGCTATCGGGTCGGCGCTGCAGGGCCTGGAAAACATGACGCGCATGAATGCGATCGTCGTCACCGAGAAGTTCCTCTCCGCCGTCCTGACCATCGCCGCCGTGTTTCTCAAAGCCCCGCTCTGGGCCTTTATCGCCGTTGGGCTGGCGTGCAGCATGATTTCGCTGTCCATCAACGTGGTTGCGCTTAAAGCGGCGGGATGGAGGTTCGGCCGGCCGTCGCGCGCGGATATCGTGCATCTGATCAAAGAGGGAATGCCCTATTTCGGATGGTACGCCTTTGTGGCCCTTTACGGGCAGACGGACCCAATCGTCCTGCGGATGATCGCGAGCGATAAGGAAGCCGGTTACTACGCCGTCGCCTTTCGGTTGATCGGCACGACGATGTTTATCCCCGCCGCGATCGCGTCCGCCTTGCTGCCGACACTGTCGAGATTGTATTCCACGGATCGTGAACAGTTCGACGGGCTGGCGCGGCGCGCGCTGACGCTGATTATGTTTTGCGCGATGCCGGTCGCCGCAGTGCTGATTGTCCAGCCGGAGCTGGTTCTGCGCTTGATCTACCGGGGCCAATTTCTGGAAAGCGCGCCGGTGCTGCGGGTCGGCGGACTCGCCATGCTTCTCTGGTATGCAACGAGCTTTTTTGCCCGCCTCGTCGTCTCGTGCGATCGCCAGCAGTCCATGGTGAAGACATCGGCGATCGCGGCGGTCGTCGGCATCCCCGCCTGTTTTTTAGGCACTTATCTCACGCATCGGTTCTGGGGCAACGGCGCTATCGGCGCGATGGCCAGCGATGTGGCTCTGGAGATTTATCTGCTCGTGGTCTACCTCCATCAGCTTCCCGAGAATACCTTTGGCCGCGCCGCCGTCATTCAGATGCTGAGATTCGTCGGGGCTTCGGCTCCGGTCGTGGTTCTGCTTTCTTTAACTTACATGCTCCATCTGGGGCTGTGGGTCGTGATTCCCTGCACGCTGGCGTACTTCGGCGCTTGCTGGCTGCTCAAATGTCTCACTCCGGATGATATCCGGCTGCTGCGTCAGACATTCGCGCGAAAAGTGAAGGCTTAG
- a CDS encoding O-antigen ligase family protein, with product MIQTPKVSFHDAPTADEYLAANKRRMRRLLLGAALLALAVGGSYVGVSLGNPALPLVLLVAIVTPVLLWRYPALATYTVFLIVCTSELQPITPKDSFTDKLMFFMNINTIVQVYAHANFKALPISLMELFLLVAGVISMIRAVFTRSTKLEAGKLFLPIVIYIGFVTLGWAHGVGTGGDFKISLQEVRSQFYFLVAYLLAVNVITDMRRVTKLQWIMVLCIGLKGILYTFRRYVTMAGLPLPDQGVGSHEEAFFFDCFEALLLVLTVAGIQPKMRTVMWILLPTVILGNLACNRRAATAAIAIAVILVIAAAYQALPERRKMAGIVAVALAIGFSIYYPAFKDSSSLIGQPARAIKSQFAPDARDASSNNYRDAENADILATVKLEPVLGYGYGKRMLHAVPIADISKSYEWWDILPHNNVLWVWMRVGTLGFIAFWAMIAAIIFQACAVMRIDKSDNSVKAVGMISLLFTGMLLVFGLLDLQLSNFRDMLLTGFWTGVATAVLRMQQRPSASAPPEALSQ from the coding sequence ATGATCCAAACGCCAAAAGTCTCATTCCATGACGCGCCGACCGCCGACGAGTATCTTGCGGCGAACAAGCGCAGGATGCGCCGCCTGCTCTTGGGCGCCGCCTTGCTGGCGCTTGCGGTCGGCGGGTCGTATGTGGGAGTCAGCCTTGGGAATCCGGCGCTGCCGCTGGTGCTGCTCGTCGCGATCGTGACGCCGGTCCTTCTTTGGCGCTATCCGGCGCTGGCGACTTACACCGTCTTTCTGATTGTGTGCACGTCGGAGCTGCAGCCAATCACCCCCAAAGACTCGTTTACAGACAAATTGATGTTCTTTATGAACATCAATACGATTGTTCAGGTATACGCTCACGCCAACTTTAAAGCCCTTCCCATCAGTCTGATGGAGCTGTTTCTGCTGGTGGCGGGCGTGATTTCGATGATCCGGGCCGTTTTCACGCGCAGTACAAAGCTGGAAGCCGGCAAGCTCTTTTTGCCCATTGTGATCTACATCGGTTTCGTCACGCTGGGCTGGGCGCATGGCGTGGGCACGGGCGGAGATTTCAAAATCTCCCTGCAGGAAGTGCGCTCGCAATTTTACTTCCTGGTCGCCTATCTTCTTGCGGTCAACGTGATTACCGATATGCGCCGGGTCACGAAGCTGCAGTGGATCATGGTCCTTTGTATCGGCTTGAAAGGTATTTTGTATACCTTCCGGCGGTACGTCACGATGGCGGGCTTGCCCCTTCCGGATCAAGGCGTCGGCTCGCACGAAGAAGCATTTTTCTTCGACTGTTTTGAAGCGCTTCTGCTGGTTCTTACGGTCGCGGGAATTCAGCCGAAGATGCGCACCGTGATGTGGATCCTCCTGCCTACGGTGATTCTGGGAAATCTGGCCTGCAACCGCCGCGCCGCGACGGCGGCGATCGCCATCGCGGTCATTCTGGTGATCGCGGCCGCTTATCAGGCGCTGCCGGAACGGCGAAAAATGGCGGGAATTGTGGCGGTGGCGCTGGCCATAGGCTTCTCGATCTACTATCCGGCTTTCAAGGACAGCTCCAGCTTGATCGGACAGCCGGCGCGCGCGATTAAGTCGCAGTTTGCGCCGGACGCCCGCGACGCCTCCTCCAACAATTACCGCGATGCGGAAAACGCCGATATCCTCGCGACGGTCAAGCTGGAGCCGGTGCTGGGTTATGGCTACGGCAAGCGGATGCTTCACGCCGTTCCGATCGCGGATATCAGTAAGAGTTATGAGTGGTGGGATATCCTTCCACATAACAATGTTCTCTGGGTCTGGATGCGCGTGGGGACGCTCGGCTTCATCGCGTTTTGGGCGATGATCGCGGCGATCATTTTTCAGGCCTGCGCCGTCATGAGGATCGACAAATCCGATAATTCCGTGAAGGCCGTCGGAATGATCTCGCTCCTCTTTACGGGGATGCTGCTGGTCTTCGGGCTTCTGGATCTTCAGCTCAGTAACTTCCGGGATATGCTGCTCACGGGCTTCTGGACGGGCGTTGCGACCGCGGTTTTGCGTATGCAGCAGCGGCCAAGCGCGTCGGCGCCGCCGGAAGCGCTGTCGCAATAA
- a CDS encoding glycoside hydrolase family 44 protein → MKNKARFLWALAAVTALTGVYGVRHGHELRAMVRNAYHHYKDSRAQATLSKYELRERADEPLVIYDDKLGRGWMDWSWAKHDLHWSQDVYDGASAIRMEPANWKGLYFSHRAIGLLGYGTLEMYVRGGAQVDILLVDGHGKFGKKLSLQQYCRPARGGWSVADIPVSDFGVAAHGARLSGVVVQARGAAEPEIFLDQISLLPDLSLPPALTQATVTATVDVNAGRHPISPQIYGMAFAKPEYLQDLRLGVNRWGGNDKSRYNWVQGNAVNAARDWQWRNRRATYGKVPIGPSSAADQFVQTNRDGATQTMLTVPMIGWVSADDNSGHRSMHVPKVGGAPLDSADGAIAGYDPADNRRQTSIPSMARKGRPFADPPDAMAGAVYQDEWIAHLKHTFGDAAHGGVQYYAMDNEPDLWDTTHTDIHPARMGYDDVLSRFLEYSNAVKDVDPTAQITGPVSWGWTGYKYSALDRGSDNFHTHADSDAHGGGPFLPWFLKQVCENDRKKGRRSLDILDVHYYPQGDGIYGSGVDKDAQARRLRAVRSLWDPEYTDESWIGDKIALIPRLKQWVAQNYPGTKVGLTEWNFGADATANGGLTIAEALGVFGREGLDMACYWAYPSDQSAGYLAFKIYRNADGLGHGFGDTSVSAASSDSSRVSVYGGLDSATGDVTVMLVNKMPKATVTTPLDLRGLSAGAHRMSSWRLAADPTAAPLRLDATLEERRQYKRRGEPMRLEALPAQSIQGGHVVLTLAPYSVTLLRIPAHS, encoded by the coding sequence GTGAAAAACAAAGCCCGCTTCTTATGGGCGCTGGCGGCGGTGACAGCGCTGACGGGCGTATACGGTGTGCGCCACGGACATGAGCTGCGCGCGATGGTTCGCAATGCTTACCATCACTACAAAGATTCACGCGCGCAAGCGACCCTGAGCAAGTACGAACTCCGTGAGCGAGCCGACGAGCCGCTCGTGATTTACGACGACAAGCTGGGGCGTGGGTGGATGGACTGGTCCTGGGCGAAACACGATCTGCACTGGAGCCAGGATGTCTATGACGGGGCTTCGGCGATCCGCATGGAGCCCGCGAACTGGAAAGGGCTTTACTTTTCCCATCGCGCGATCGGGCTTCTCGGATACGGAACGCTGGAGATGTATGTGCGCGGCGGCGCGCAGGTGGATATCCTGCTCGTGGACGGCCACGGGAAGTTCGGCAAGAAATTATCGCTTCAGCAGTATTGCCGGCCGGCCCGGGGCGGCTGGAGCGTGGCCGATATCCCGGTGAGCGATTTTGGCGTGGCGGCGCATGGAGCCAGATTGAGCGGCGTCGTCGTACAGGCGCGGGGCGCGGCGGAGCCGGAGATCTTTCTGGATCAAATCTCCCTGCTGCCCGATCTGTCATTGCCGCCGGCGCTGACGCAGGCGACGGTGACGGCGACGGTCGATGTGAACGCGGGCCGTCATCCCATCTCTCCCCAGATCTACGGCATGGCGTTCGCGAAGCCAGAGTATTTGCAGGATTTGCGGCTTGGCGTCAATCGTTGGGGCGGAAACGACAAAAGCCGTTACAACTGGGTTCAGGGCAACGCGGTGAACGCGGCGCGCGACTGGCAGTGGCGCAATCGGCGCGCGACTTATGGAAAAGTTCCCATCGGCCCTTCCTCCGCCGCGGACCAGTTTGTCCAGACAAATCGCGATGGGGCGACGCAAACAATGCTGACCGTGCCGATGATCGGCTGGGTTTCGGCGGATGATAACAGCGGGCATCGGTCGATGCACGTTCCCAAAGTCGGAGGCGCTCCGCTGGACTCCGCCGACGGCGCCATCGCGGGATACGATCCCGCGGATAATCGCAGACAAACCAGCATTCCCTCCATGGCGCGCAAGGGCCGGCCGTTCGCCGATCCGCCGGACGCGATGGCGGGAGCGGTCTACCAGGATGAGTGGATCGCGCACCTCAAGCATACGTTCGGCGACGCAGCTCATGGCGGCGTCCAGTACTACGCCATGGATAACGAGCCCGATCTGTGGGATACCACGCACACGGACATCCATCCGGCGCGCATGGGGTATGATGACGTCTTAAGCCGCTTTTTGGAATACTCCAACGCGGTGAAGGATGTGGATCCCACGGCGCAGATTACCGGCCCGGTGTCCTGGGGCTGGACGGGATATAAATATTCGGCGCTCGACCGTGGAAGCGACAACTTCCATACTCACGCCGACAGCGACGCGCATGGCGGCGGTCCATTTCTTCCCTGGTTCCTGAAGCAGGTGTGCGAGAACGACCGCAAAAAAGGCCGGCGATCCTTAGACATTCTGGATGTCCATTACTATCCTCAAGGGGATGGGATTTATGGAAGCGGCGTGGACAAGGACGCGCAGGCGCGCCGGCTCCGGGCGGTCCGCTCGCTTTGGGACCCCGAATACACGGATGAATCCTGGATCGGCGATAAGATCGCGCTCATCCCGCGTTTGAAGCAATGGGTAGCGCAGAACTATCCAGGAACGAAGGTCGGCCTGACGGAGTGGAATTTCGGAGCGGACGCCACGGCGAATGGCGGCCTCACGATTGCGGAGGCGCTCGGCGTATTTGGGCGCGAAGGATTGGATATGGCCTGCTACTGGGCGTATCCCTCCGACCAATCCGCCGGTTACCTGGCGTTTAAGATCTATCGGAATGCGGACGGATTGGGGCATGGCTTCGGCGATACATCCGTGAGCGCGGCCAGCTCAGATAGCAGCCGCGTATCCGTCTATGGCGGCCTGGATTCCGCCACCGGCGATGTCACTGTGATGCTGGTCAATAAGATGCCCAAAGCGACCGTCACCACGCCGCTGGATCTGCGCGGCCTGAGCGCGGGAGCGCATCGGATGAGCTCCTGGCGGCTGGCGGCCGATCCGACCGCCGCGCCCTTGAGGTTGGACGCCACCCTGGAGGAGCGCCGTCAATACAAGCGTCGCGGAGAGCCGATGCGCCTGGAGGCGCTGCCGGCGCAGTCGATCCAGGGCGGGCATGTCGTTCTCACGCTGGCTCCGTATTCCGTGACGCTGCTGCGTATCCCAGCGCATTCTTAG
- a CDS encoding glycosyltransferase family 2 protein, whose protein sequence is MQLLVSLVLGALGVVTTSSVLYLLVLLAAASAARFGRSADRNEHRLEHSEAPRLRFAVVIPAHNEEMVIAATLDSLKQQSYPKDLYEVIVVADNCTDPTADIARGFGVTVMERANLQERGKGYALDWAFASLLAERGGADAFVIVDADTWIAPDFLEVMARRIALDSDPQGLCALQGRYGALNVDEGWRAALMAGALDLFNHVKPLGREWLGLGVGLKGNGMAFSRQLLEKAHWRGDSVTEDIDYGLDLIRHHNVLVGYVPDAKVMAQMPTTADQAASQRERWEGGRYALLREKAFPLFAEGLRRRSLALCDAAIDLMILPLAELGALIVLWGALTAGAILLNLLPHPRAWALIAALDFLGLIAYILIGLKVADAPKAAFAALAKAPAYAVWKLCLYALKPFRKRGGGAGEWVRTERAPIAPSTPAGSVSGVSTENRSE, encoded by the coding sequence ATGCAACTCCTCGTTTCACTCGTTTTGGGCGCCCTTGGCGTCGTCACGACCTCAAGCGTGCTCTATCTCCTGGTGTTGCTCGCGGCGGCGTCGGCGGCGCGCTTCGGACGCTCCGCGGATCGTAACGAGCATCGTCTGGAGCACTCGGAGGCGCCGCGCCTGCGTTTTGCGGTCGTCATCCCCGCCCACAACGAGGAGATGGTGATCGCGGCCACTCTGGACAGCCTCAAGCAGCAGTCCTATCCCAAAGATCTCTACGAAGTCATCGTCGTCGCCGACAACTGCACCGATCCGACGGCGGATATCGCGCGCGGATTTGGCGTGACGGTGATGGAGCGCGCCAACCTTCAGGAACGCGGCAAGGGATATGCGCTGGACTGGGCGTTCGCGTCGCTGCTGGCGGAGCGGGGCGGGGCCGACGCCTTTGTGATCGTGGACGCGGACACCTGGATCGCCCCCGATTTCCTCGAAGTGATGGCGCGCCGCATCGCGCTCGACTCGGATCCTCAGGGCCTTTGCGCGCTGCAGGGCCGATACGGCGCCTTAAATGTCGACGAAGGCTGGCGGGCCGCGCTGATGGCCGGCGCTCTGGATCTGTTCAACCATGTGAAGCCGCTGGGCCGGGAATGGCTTGGCCTGGGCGTCGGCCTCAAGGGCAACGGTATGGCGTTCAGCCGCCAGCTTCTGGAAAAAGCGCATTGGCGCGGCGACAGCGTCACCGAAGATATCGATTACGGCCTCGATCTGATCCGGCATCACAATGTTCTGGTCGGATATGTCCCGGACGCCAAGGTGATGGCGCAGATGCCTACGACCGCCGATCAGGCGGCCTCTCAGCGGGAGCGCTGGGAAGGCGGGCGCTACGCACTGCTGCGCGAGAAGGCTTTCCCCTTGTTCGCCGAGGGTCTGCGCCGCCGGAGCCTGGCGCTTTGCGACGCCGCGATCGATCTGATGATCCTGCCCCTTGCGGAGCTGGGCGCGCTGATCGTATTGTGGGGCGCTCTGACGGCCGGAGCGATCCTGCTCAATCTCCTGCCGCATCCCCGGGCCTGGGCGCTGATCGCGGCGCTGGATTTCTTGGGATTGATCGCCTATATTTTGATCGGGCTGAAGGTCGCCGACGCGCCCAAGGCCGCTTTCGCGGCCCTGGCGAAAGCGCCCGCGTACGCCGTCTGGAAGCTTTGTCTTTACGCCCTGAAACCCTTCCGCAAGCGCGGGGGCGGAGCGGGCGAGTGGGTGCGCACCGAGCGCGCTCCGATCGCCCCAAGCACGCCGGCGGGATCGGTTTCCGGCGTTTCCACTGAGAATAGATCCGAGTGA
- a CDS encoding CpsD/CapB family tyrosine-protein kinase: MSTIKPGSGQDTSVGNWQRRVLHENDIAALSRLEPETSPALAAPIELRVERTPMEFSHLYASLERQVSGIGEVTLITDETLGAERPYVLGVCSAVRGEGKTTTALHLAMTISRDTFKKVCLIDLSLGEDDLGARLGVAAGAGLVGALEDSDNIVPTLQLSGCDNLVVIPAGRAPNNAAKLARSPRVAKMLISARHSFDVVIVDMPAVSSDNALPLSRHVDGLMMVTRAGATPSDVVASAIDTLGRDKVVGVVLNRTRSYVPDWLRKRLTKV, encoded by the coding sequence ATGAGTACGATCAAACCTGGATCAGGACAGGATACTTCCGTTGGGAACTGGCAGCGCCGCGTGCTGCATGAAAACGATATCGCCGCTCTCAGCCGCCTGGAGCCCGAGACATCGCCCGCGCTCGCCGCGCCGATCGAATTGCGCGTTGAGCGCACTCCCATGGAGTTTTCACACCTTTACGCATCGCTGGAGCGGCAGGTGTCCGGCATCGGCGAAGTCACGCTGATCACGGATGAGACCTTGGGCGCTGAGCGTCCTTATGTCCTTGGCGTCTGCAGCGCGGTGCGCGGCGAAGGAAAGACCACCACGGCGCTCCATCTGGCGATGACCATCAGCCGTGATACGTTCAAGAAAGTCTGCTTGATCGACCTAAGCCTCGGCGAAGATGACCTGGGCGCGCGCCTCGGCGTCGCCGCCGGCGCGGGTCTGGTCGGCGCTCTGGAAGATTCGGACAATATCGTTCCCACGCTGCAGCTCTCCGGCTGCGATAACCTCGTCGTGATCCCGGCGGGGCGCGCTCCGAACAACGCCGCGAAGCTCGCGCGTTCGCCCCGGGTCGCCAAGATGCTGATCTCCGCGCGTCACTCCTTCGATGTCGTAATCGTCGATATGCCGGCTGTTTCCTCGGACAATGCTCTTCCGCTTTCCCGCCACGTCGATGGCCTGATGATGGTCACCCGCGCGGGAGCAACGCCATCGGATGTCGTCGCCAGCGCGATCGATACGCTCGGCCGCGATAAGGTCGTCGGCGTCGTCCTAAACCGCACTCGCTCCTATGTGCCTGACTGGCTGCGCAAGCGGCTGACAAAGGTCTGA
- a CDS encoding GumC family protein, translating to MSHRNPVALRIADSFFRNRWLFLVSVVIVSGVTVAALTTKSNTYTASALTQVSVDHVAVALGERRSSWTSLSQQNVNHFQDLINDDLPGGFLDTALKEANLAVPINMDPKANDRRLAMLRKNLNATTRSESVFAIGLTWDNPTEDEKILAALQNRYAEEVGLDQSAQGIAAGRFLDTQIQIYQTQMQRAEEALIKYRSGNTDNLPDMQSSQLSQLASLTAQRDNLMIAQQDSALRTAALEARLKQVKATTVIEQNRAESPILQQLNAAKVQRDGLLAKYYPAHPAVEQINAVIASLQKQWNDKVRKNSQETHGIMSEKTQDNPEYLNLNQQLTEARITDQTQRSQMANLDKAIAKYNAAARTVPEKQRELNNFTRDYRILKDQYERLRTKREQVRIDSDLNQVSARSTITPLGYIIAKPTMNKTKQMTMMLGGVVLGLVIGALLLILSEWADRSLRYAEDAERLLGVPVLAVLPDSSELNMPTAAGGAAGRKIAGAASGAKGVLSAPGGAPSPAMTSRADG from the coding sequence ATGTCCCATAGGAATCCGGTGGCGCTGCGTATTGCGGATTCGTTTTTCCGCAACCGCTGGCTGTTCCTGGTGTCGGTTGTGATTGTCAGCGGAGTCACGGTCGCCGCGCTCACCACCAAGTCGAATACATATACGGCTTCGGCGTTGACACAGGTGAGCGTCGATCATGTCGCGGTCGCGCTTGGCGAGCGGCGAAGCAGCTGGACCTCGCTGTCGCAGCAGAACGTCAACCACTTCCAGGACCTGATCAATGACGACCTCCCTGGAGGATTCCTTGACACCGCGCTGAAGGAAGCGAACCTGGCGGTTCCGATCAACATGGATCCGAAGGCGAACGACCGGCGTCTCGCCATGCTGCGCAAGAACCTCAACGCGACCACGCGCAGCGAAAGTGTTTTTGCGATCGGTCTGACCTGGGACAATCCCACGGAGGATGAAAAGATCCTCGCCGCCCTCCAAAATCGGTACGCCGAGGAAGTCGGTCTGGACCAGTCCGCTCAGGGGATCGCGGCCGGCCGCTTCTTAGATACACAGATCCAGATCTATCAAACTCAGATGCAGCGCGCGGAAGAAGCGCTCATCAAGTACCGCAGCGGCAATACGGATAACCTGCCGGACATGCAGAGTTCCCAGCTTAGCCAGCTGGCGAGTCTGACGGCCCAGCGCGATAACCTGATGATCGCGCAGCAGGACAGCGCGCTCCGCACGGCGGCGCTGGAAGCGCGGCTCAAGCAAGTCAAGGCGACGACTGTTATCGAGCAGAACCGCGCGGAGTCGCCGATCCTCCAGCAGCTCAACGCCGCCAAGGTGCAGCGCGACGGATTGCTGGCGAAGTACTATCCCGCCCATCCCGCCGTCGAGCAGATCAACGCCGTGATCGCCAGTCTGCAAAAGCAGTGGAATGATAAGGTCCGCAAGAATTCTCAAGAGACCCATGGCATTATGAGCGAGAAGACTCAGGATAATCCTGAGTATCTCAACCTTAATCAACAGCTGACGGAAGCGCGCATCACGGATCAAACACAGCGCTCTCAAATGGCGAATCTGGATAAAGCGATTGCAAAGTACAACGCCGCCGCCCGGACCGTGCCGGAGAAGCAGCGTGAGCTCAATAACTTCACTCGCGACTATCGGATCCTCAAAGATCAATATGAAAGGCTGCGCACAAAGCGCGAACAGGTGCGTATCGATAGCGACCTGAACCAGGTCTCGGCGCGCTCCACGATCACGCCGCTGGGTTACATCATCGCCAAGCCGACGATGAATAAAACCAAGCAGATGACGATGATGCTGGGAGGCGTTGTTCTCGGACTGGTCATCGGAGCGCTGCTGCTGATCCTGAGTGAATGGGCCGACCGATCTCTGCGCTATGCCGAAGATGCGGAGCGCCTGCTCGGCGTCCCCGTCCTCGCCGTACTGCCCGACAGTTCGGAACTGAACATGCCCACGGCGGCCGGCGGGGCCGCCGGCCGCAAAATTGCCGGAGCCGCCAGCGGAGCGAAGGGAGTGCTCAGCGCGCCGGGAGGCGCTCCTTCGCCGGCCATGACGTCGCGTGCGGATGGATAG